CGTCGTCGGCCAGCATCGCGAAGTAATCCGCAACGATCAGGTCGTTCTCTTGATCTGTCCAGGCCCCGTTCGACATCGCGCCAGGCTAGGGGCAGAAACTGCGTTTGTCATCAGAGACTTCGCGCAAAACTTCCAAGACATACCAACGACCACGCCGCCCGTGTCGCGTCTCCGCCTGCTTCGAGACAGGCCGGAACCAGCGAAACAGGGGCGCAGCGCGACCTCATCAGTTCACTGAATTACATGGGGATTTTGAATCCGTCTCGCCGAGAGCGGAGGGCGGGTGGAAAGAGACGGTGGGCGTTGGGAGACCAATCTCGCGTGGCTGGGCCGTCTCCGAAGGGCGGATGGTCCCTGCAAACCCCTTTGGCACATAAAGAAAAAGGCCCCGCGAGGGACCTGTTTTCGGGTTTGCAATGTGCAAGTGGCGGAGGGGATGGGCCCGATGTCCAACCTTCTCCACTTAAGCACCTGTTTTGACGTGCATTATTTCCAGATGACGCGTTCGTCTGCAGTGGACTGTCTCTCACCAATCTTGTGCTTTGGCGCCGCCAGATCGACGCCTTGCTACACCATGGCTCGCGGCACCACGAACCCTGACTCAATCCCGAAAAGGCCGGGCTAGGCCTTGGCCCAGTACTTCGCCTCGAAGCCGACGTTTTTTCTGCCTCACCGGGAAAAGCCAAACACTCGCCCGATTGCGTGGGTGCAGGTCGGTAGCACAACGCCCTCGACCTGACGGCCGCCAAAGCGCGACCCTGCCGCTCGCCCTATCGGGCGAGCGGAACCTGAAGCGGAACTGAACACGGCTCAACCCGGAAAGGAGCACGATGACGACGAAGCGCACCAGCTACCACTCCACCAACGGCAAGTTCACCGGCAAGACTGTGACGGAGAGCAGCGGCGGCTACACCAAGTCCACCAGCTACCAGGCGACCGGCAGCGGCCTGTCCCGCACGATCATGGGCCCGGGTTGGAAGGCGACGTCGACCACCACGACCGATCCGAAGGGCAATACGCGCACGACCAAGTACTGACGACGCCGCTTTACCAAGACGGGGGAGCCGCCGAAAGGCGGCTCCCTTTCGTTTCACAACGTCGGCATGGGACAAAGCGCGAGGGGTGTCTCACCTTCGACGTTCGCTCGGCACCGGCCCGAGCCATTCATTTAAGATCGGTAACCAACTCCGGGAAATCTGCTCCACCCCCCCGATCACGTCATCGAAGCAACCGTTTCGAGGAAAGGGCTACGGATGACCGTTCAAGTTGGAAGCCAGAACGACAAAGGACCGGGCGCGCCCCGGAAGCTCACCTTCGAGCGCCGTCTCGCTGCTCGGCTTACCGGGACGAGCAATGAAGAACTCGCGGCTGCGCCGGACGACGAAGTCAAGACCGTGCGGCTTGCCGGCCTGTCGCTGATCCTGATCAGCCTGCTGTCCATGCTGGGCTGGTGGGTGGCCCTTGGCATCGCGCGGGGCAGCTTTGCCTTCGTCCACCTGCCTTGGGCCATCCTTGCGGGGATGATCATCTTCTCCATCGACAGGGCCATGCTGCGCTGGATTTGGTCGCACGCGGGCCGCAAATTGGCGAAGACGCTCGGGTTCGCCGCCGAAGCTGACGAAACCCTGTTGGCCAGGGCGATGCATCTGCTGCTGCGGGTCGCCGTCACGCTGATCGTGTCTCTGACGCTGGCAAGCTTCTTCGATATCGCGCTCTTCCGGGCGGATACGTCGCGTTACCTCCAAGACGAGACGCGCCAGATCAACGGGTCCTTGGCAATGGCCGCGGCCGAACGGGTCGACGGCATGATCGCCGCCAAACGCGACGAGATCGAACGTCTCGACGGCGAGGCCGCCGCGATCATTTCCGATGCACGTCAGGCCGCGATGATGGCGCAGACGGCTGTCGCCGCTCAACTCGAAGCGCTGGCGACCGAACGTGCGGCGCTTCTGGCCAACCTCGGCGAGGTTAACCGCGCGCTCTCCTGTTACAATCAGGACGCTGCCGCCGAACGCCTTGGGCAGGCCCGCTGCGATGGTGCCGATGCGGTGAGGGGCGAAGGCGACGCATATGCGTTTGCCAACGAGATGGCGGCGCTCAAGCAGGCGGAGCGCCAGTCCATCGAGGCGCGGATCGCCGAAATCGACATCGCTCTCCAGCGCCTCGGGGAGATCGATGCCGGTGCAAGCCTGCCCGCGGCTGCCCAGAACGTGCTGAACCAGATTGCGGCGGAACGTGCCCGTGTCGACGGCGAGCTTTCCGCGCTG
The window above is part of the Ruegeria pomeroyi DSS-3 genome. Proteins encoded here:
- a CDS encoding DUF4407 domain-containing protein, which codes for MTVQVGSQNDKGPGAPRKLTFERRLAARLTGTSNEELAAAPDDEVKTVRLAGLSLILISLLSMLGWWVALGIARGSFAFVHLPWAILAGMIIFSIDRAMLRWIWSHAGRKLAKTLGFAAEADETLLARAMHLLLRVAVTLIVSLTLASFFDIALFRADTSRYLQDETRQINGSLAMAAAERVDGMIAAKRDEIERLDGEAAAIISDARQAAMMAQTAVAAQLEALATERAALLANLGEVNRALSCYNQDAAAERLGQARCDGADAVRGEGDAYAFANEMAALKQAERQSIEARIAEIDIALQRLGEIDAGASLPAAAQNVLNQIAAERARVDGELSALIQDRERAIQVSVAADPAYVPPPEGLIAHGEALDDLTAQSAWLAMRIKLVFLCMVILDLGAVLVLSMMPAPRTIVLGEYLTAHVRMHQKMAKSEQAIADAIEQTLEARTRKATAEHAADEKVSRMHNDMWMRRAANNEVNANVEKLLRRVV